The following proteins come from a genomic window of Pyxidicoccus sp. MSG2:
- a CDS encoding ATP-binding protein, translating to MSSAPTDARAALHGAPVLTQEPPRRAFRRTARDMVARLSSSAIALEWLVRLRWHAAAGQALTVAVATRGFGLELPVVPLLALVATTAVSNLVLALWLRRTPTVRPALLGGVLAFDLLLLTGLLALSGGPANPFSMLYLVHVTLAALVLGPRWTVLIAGVAVLGQASLFAFHVPLPQVTGGGDWGSLHQLGMWVAFVLTALVIVFVVARVAAALKDRQEAVVRAQQFAARAEKLASLSTLAAGAAHELGTPLGTIAIAANELESLILEEPNEALEDARLIRDEVERCRDILERMSARAGRSLGELPERTTTGAVLARLREQLGAAELARLHFDAGPDLPLWCPVRGLVQVLANLVRNGLQASDATQATVTVSARGDAERLRFTVEDQGVGVPRALLPRLGEPFFTTKPPGQGMGLGLFLSQTYAELCGGRLELTSEEGRGTRVMLELPCRTEVVHGAG from the coding sequence GTGTCCAGCGCGCCCACCGACGCCCGGGCCGCCCTGCACGGCGCCCCGGTGCTGACGCAGGAGCCGCCGCGCCGTGCCTTCCGTCGCACGGCGCGGGACATGGTGGCGCGGCTGTCGTCCAGCGCCATCGCGCTGGAGTGGCTGGTGCGGCTGCGCTGGCATGCTGCGGCCGGGCAGGCGCTGACGGTGGCCGTCGCCACGCGAGGCTTCGGGCTGGAGTTGCCGGTGGTGCCGCTGCTCGCGCTGGTGGCGACGACGGCGGTGTCCAACCTCGTCCTCGCGTTGTGGCTGCGCCGCACCCCCACGGTGCGCCCGGCGCTGCTGGGTGGGGTGCTCGCGTTCGACCTGCTGCTGCTGACGGGGCTGCTGGCCCTCTCGGGTGGGCCGGCCAACCCGTTCAGCATGCTGTACCTCGTCCATGTGACGCTGGCCGCGCTCGTGCTGGGCCCGCGCTGGACGGTGCTCATCGCTGGGGTGGCGGTGCTGGGCCAGGCGAGCCTCTTCGCCTTCCACGTCCCGCTGCCGCAGGTCACGGGCGGAGGGGACTGGGGCTCGCTCCACCAGCTCGGCATGTGGGTGGCGTTCGTCCTCACGGCGCTGGTCATCGTCTTCGTGGTGGCGCGGGTGGCGGCGGCGCTGAAGGACCGGCAGGAGGCGGTGGTCCGGGCCCAGCAGTTCGCGGCCCGCGCGGAGAAGCTCGCGTCCCTGAGCACCCTGGCCGCGGGCGCGGCGCACGAACTGGGCACGCCGCTGGGCACCATCGCCATCGCCGCCAACGAATTGGAGTCCCTCATCCTGGAGGAGCCGAACGAGGCGCTGGAGGATGCGCGCCTCATCCGCGACGAGGTGGAGCGGTGCCGGGACATCCTGGAGCGCATGAGCGCGCGGGCCGGCCGCTCGCTCGGTGAGCTGCCCGAGCGCACCACGACGGGCGCGGTGCTCGCACGGCTGCGCGAGCAACTGGGGGCGGCGGAATTGGCGCGCCTCCACTTCGACGCGGGGCCGGACCTGCCGCTCTGGTGCCCCGTGCGCGGGCTGGTGCAGGTGCTGGCGAACCTCGTGCGCAACGGGCTCCAGGCGAGTGACGCGACCCAGGCCACCGTCACTGTGTCGGCGCGCGGGGATGCGGAGCGCCTGCGCTTCACGGTGGAGGACCAGGGCGTCGGCGTTCCGCGTGCGCTGCTGCCGCGCCTGGGCGAGCCCTTCTTCACGACGAAGCCGCCTGGGCAGGGTATGGGGCTGGGTCTGTTCCTGAGCCAGACGTATGCGGAGCTGTGCGGAGGCCGGCTGGAGCTGACCTCCGAAGAGGGACGGGGGACGCGGGTGATGCTGGAGCTGCCCTGCCGGACGGAGGTCGTCCATGGGGCAGGGTGA
- a CDS encoding DUF3616 domain-containing protein: MSGLKFPIVAVLAAGLLLASGCGPKEPEGSDEEAGLARSTTELVGAQSASFQDGVAPTSSYAGTRDAMIEEESPDANHGGDTSLSASGDTPAGSGNENFILLKWDVSAIPANALIRSATLTVTVSDKADQTYDFYELTRAWTESQVTWKRADSSTDWASNGADGSGDRNTASVGSLRAAATGTYTVTLNAAGLSAVQRWVTTPASNQGLILANKDNDNRLELRSSEYSTKSARPKLTVTWDLASSDGGTSSDGGTGLDPNPGTYKGTCDGSGGVWIDSTRFLNFNDESQTARIFPQGQSATAVQSKDLGSALGLSSSDEADFEDAARVGNRVYVTTSQARNKDGELQSSRYRFFAIDLAGTVPAMSLQVAGSTSNLLKDMLDAANWLQPDATVISLLNARSRLSEPTVPDLAPKLNGTNVEGLAALPGGGLVLGFRNPQVGTSALLVTLTNPDAVLTGTRAKFGQALRMDLGGNGIRGLAWSEAHQAVLILSGPRDESAGPYALWKWSGDASSAPVKVRDLTAPTNSAPETVIPYPGTKDVQVLFDMGSRLVGGTECKDLSTSSQSFTDVVFRVD; encoded by the coding sequence ATGTCTGGACTGAAGTTCCCCATCGTCGCAGTGCTGGCGGCAGGCCTCCTGCTCGCTTCAGGGTGTGGACCGAAGGAGCCCGAGGGCTCTGACGAGGAGGCCGGGCTCGCCCGCTCCACGACGGAGCTCGTGGGGGCACAGAGCGCCTCGTTCCAGGACGGGGTGGCTCCGACGTCGAGCTACGCGGGCACCCGCGACGCGATGATCGAGGAGGAGTCCCCGGACGCCAACCACGGCGGTGACACCAGCCTCTCCGCGAGCGGTGACACCCCGGCGGGCAGCGGCAACGAGAACTTCATCCTGCTGAAGTGGGACGTGTCGGCCATTCCGGCGAATGCCCTCATCCGCTCCGCCACGCTCACCGTCACCGTGTCCGACAAAGCGGACCAGACCTACGACTTCTACGAGTTGACGCGCGCGTGGACGGAGAGCCAGGTCACGTGGAAGCGGGCAGACAGCAGCACGGACTGGGCGTCGAACGGCGCGGACGGCAGTGGTGACCGGAACACGGCCTCCGTCGGCTCCCTCCGTGCCGCCGCGACGGGCACGTACACCGTGACGCTGAACGCGGCGGGCCTGAGCGCCGTCCAGAGGTGGGTGACGACGCCCGCCAGCAACCAGGGGCTCATCCTCGCCAACAAGGACAACGACAACCGACTGGAACTGCGCTCGAGCGAATACTCGACGAAGAGCGCCCGCCCCAAGCTGACGGTGACGTGGGACCTGGCGTCGTCGGACGGAGGCACCTCGTCGGACGGAGGCACCGGTCTCGACCCGAACCCGGGCACGTACAAGGGAACCTGCGACGGCTCGGGTGGCGTGTGGATTGATTCGACCCGCTTCCTGAACTTCAACGACGAGTCGCAGACGGCGCGCATCTTCCCGCAGGGCCAGAGCGCCACGGCGGTCCAGAGCAAGGACCTGGGCAGCGCGCTGGGCCTGTCCTCCTCGGACGAGGCGGACTTCGAGGATGCCGCGCGCGTGGGGAACCGCGTCTACGTCACCACGTCGCAGGCGCGGAACAAGGACGGGGAGCTGCAGTCCTCTCGCTACCGGTTCTTCGCCATCGACCTCGCGGGCACCGTGCCCGCCATGTCGCTCCAGGTCGCGGGGAGCACCTCCAATCTGTTGAAGGACATGCTGGATGCGGCCAACTGGCTCCAGCCCGACGCCACGGTCATCTCGCTGCTGAACGCTCGCTCCCGGCTGTCGGAGCCCACGGTGCCGGACCTGGCGCCGAAGCTGAATGGGACGAACGTGGAGGGTCTGGCCGCGCTGCCGGGGGGAGGACTCGTCCTCGGCTTCCGCAATCCGCAGGTGGGCACGAGCGCGCTGCTCGTCACCCTGACCAACCCCGACGCGGTGCTGACGGGCACCCGGGCGAAGTTCGGTCAGGCCCTCCGCATGGACCTGGGAGGCAACGGCATCCGGGGTCTTGCGTGGTCCGAGGCCCACCAGGCGGTGCTCATCCTCAGCGGGCCGCGCGACGAGAGCGCGGGGCCCTACGCGCTGTGGAAGTGGAGCGGAGACGCGAGCAGCGCGCCGGTGAAGGTGAGGGACTTGACGGCGCCCACCAACTCCGCGCCGGAGACGGTGATTCCGTACCCCGGTACGAAGGACGTTCAGGTCCTGTTCGACATGGGCTCGCGCCTGGTGGGCGGCACGGAGTGCAAGGACCTGTCGACCTCCAGCCAGTCCTTCACGGACGTCGTCTTCCGCGTGGACTGA
- a CDS encoding M20/M25/M40 family metallo-hydrolase, with amino-acid sequence MKRFISVSLLLLSTSQAFAEQHKAAPKDRELWITLGAEAVAPMRESFKSAGWEEPTAVLAKDQVSVFRVKESQLSRLATLMHERFNRCAGFITHETQEEAVASLQPAPAVAPQNLVTYTLDNATTVNALMGSVLETNVRSTITSLSSYSTRYYTSQTGVDAANWLLSKWKSYVPASRTDVTVELFRHASWAQPSVILTIRGTTLPNEIVVVGGHLDSINSSGGNAPGADDDASGVATFTEVIRVAMTRNYRPQRTVKFMAYAAEEVGLRGSKEIAAYHKNNGLNVVGVLQLDMTNYKGSSSVDVVVITDYSSSAQNTFLRNLITTYVKIPQGNSSCGYGCSDHASWYNQGYAASIPFEAPLGSDNPYIHTASDTLSRSGNTATHALKYSKITAAYVAELAKGTAQ; translated from the coding sequence ATGAAGAGGTTCATTTCCGTTTCCCTGTTGCTGCTGAGCACGTCCCAGGCCTTCGCCGAGCAGCACAAGGCAGCCCCCAAGGATCGCGAGCTGTGGATCACCCTGGGCGCGGAGGCCGTCGCGCCCATGCGCGAGTCCTTCAAGAGCGCGGGCTGGGAGGAGCCCACCGCCGTCCTGGCGAAGGACCAGGTCTCCGTGTTCCGCGTGAAGGAGTCGCAGTTGTCGCGGCTCGCGACGCTGATGCACGAGCGCTTCAACCGCTGCGCGGGCTTCATCACCCACGAGACGCAGGAGGAGGCCGTGGCGTCGCTGCAGCCCGCCCCGGCGGTGGCGCCGCAGAACCTGGTCACCTACACGCTCGACAACGCCACCACGGTCAACGCGCTGATGGGCTCCGTGCTGGAGACCAACGTGCGCAGCACCATCACCTCGCTGTCGAGCTACTCGACGCGCTACTACACGTCGCAGACCGGCGTGGACGCGGCCAACTGGCTCTTGTCGAAGTGGAAGAGCTACGTGCCGGCCTCGCGCACCGACGTCACGGTGGAGCTGTTCCGGCACGCGAGCTGGGCCCAGCCGTCCGTCATCCTCACCATCCGCGGCACCACCCTGCCCAACGAAATCGTGGTGGTGGGCGGGCACCTGGACTCCATCAACTCCTCCGGCGGCAACGCGCCGGGCGCGGACGATGACGCCTCGGGCGTGGCGACCTTCACGGAGGTCATCCGCGTGGCCATGACCCGCAACTACCGGCCGCAGCGCACGGTGAAGTTCATGGCCTACGCCGCCGAGGAAGTGGGCCTGCGCGGCTCCAAGGAGATCGCCGCCTACCACAAGAACAACGGCCTCAACGTGGTGGGCGTGCTCCAGCTCGACATGACGAACTACAAGGGCTCGAGCTCCGTGGATGTCGTCGTCATCACCGACTACTCCAGCTCCGCGCAGAACACGTTCCTGCGCAACCTCATCACCACGTACGTGAAGATTCCGCAGGGCAACTCGTCGTGCGGCTACGGCTGCTCGGACCACGCCTCCTGGTACAACCAGGGCTACGCCGCCTCCATCCCCTTCGAGGCGCCGCTGGGCTCGGACAACCCCTACATCCACACGGCGAGCGACACGCTGTCGCGCTCGGGCAACACCGCGACCCACGCGCTGAAGTACTCCAAGATCACCGCCGCCTACGTGGCCGAGCTGGCCAAGGGCACGGCGCAGTAG
- a CDS encoding DUF1501 domain-containing protein — protein sequence MTFSRRKFLQGASSTLGALAAAATLPKWLGSAEAATLSGYAGYRATVCVFLLGGNDGNNVIVPLTAGPNAQYLAARPNLGIDPGLLRPINPVGQAAGSYGLHPALEKLQALFEQERAAVLCNVGPLVLPMRKSDYTSETVARPDNLFSHADQQDAWASAIANPSTISLPLSLVGKATGWGGRTADKLAGLNPGEYPEVTSFGGKALFSAGAVRQPMMVSPSGTLAFRQLGDANFNALQNDALAQVVGFDNGVTLEASYGGVFITAQTFAAARTAARDAAWATLPQATRDAIDALFVPPAGSASWSLHTQLYQALRDLIAGAMPTVGGGLGVRRQEFSVGLGGFDTHVGQGPTQEDLLTQLDFSLNAFHQAMTLLKTESAFGASPPQATLFTMSDFGRTLLENSDKGSDHGWGNHAFVIGDRVQGRRLYGTFPNLDLSGGAVNNLDTVDSKGRWIPSLTVDQYGYSLASWLGLSTAAERDYAFPNIAGYVADAIARGFPASARAYKVGFLLPDA from the coding sequence ATGACCTTCTCACGACGAAAGTTCCTCCAAGGCGCCTCCAGCACCCTGGGCGCCCTCGCCGCGGCGGCCACGCTCCCCAAGTGGCTGGGCAGCGCCGAGGCCGCCACGCTGAGCGGCTACGCGGGCTACCGCGCGACGGTGTGTGTCTTCCTTCTAGGCGGCAATGACGGCAACAACGTCATCGTCCCGCTGACGGCGGGCCCCAATGCGCAGTACCTCGCGGCGCGGCCGAACCTGGGCATCGACCCGGGCTTGCTGCGGCCCATCAACCCGGTGGGGCAGGCCGCCGGCTCGTACGGGCTGCACCCCGCGCTGGAGAAGCTCCAGGCGCTCTTCGAGCAGGAGCGCGCCGCCGTGCTTTGCAATGTGGGGCCGCTCGTGTTGCCGATGCGCAAGTCGGACTACACCTCGGAGACGGTGGCCCGGCCGGACAACCTCTTCTCCCACGCCGACCAGCAGGATGCCTGGGCGAGCGCCATCGCGAACCCGTCCACCATCTCCCTGCCGCTGTCGCTCGTGGGCAAGGCCACGGGGTGGGGCGGCCGCACGGCGGACAAGCTCGCCGGCCTCAACCCGGGCGAGTACCCCGAAGTCACTTCGTTCGGAGGCAAGGCGCTCTTCTCCGCGGGCGCGGTGCGCCAGCCGATGATGGTGTCCCCCAGCGGCACGCTCGCGTTCCGGCAGTTGGGCGACGCCAACTTCAACGCGCTCCAGAACGACGCGCTCGCCCAGGTGGTGGGCTTCGACAACGGCGTCACCCTGGAGGCGTCCTACGGCGGCGTCTTCATCACGGCGCAGACCTTCGCCGCCGCGCGCACCGCCGCGCGGGACGCGGCCTGGGCCACGCTCCCGCAGGCGACGCGCGACGCGATTGATGCGCTGTTCGTCCCGCCAGCGGGCAGCGCGAGCTGGTCGCTGCACACGCAGCTCTACCAGGCGCTGAGGGACCTCATCGCCGGGGCCATGCCCACGGTGGGCGGAGGGCTCGGCGTGCGGCGGCAGGAGTTCTCGGTGGGGCTCGGCGGCTTCGACACCCACGTGGGCCAGGGGCCGACGCAGGAGGACCTGCTCACGCAGCTGGACTTCTCGCTGAACGCCTTCCATCAGGCCATGACGCTGCTCAAGACGGAGAGCGCCTTCGGGGCCAGCCCGCCGCAGGCCACGCTCTTCACCATGAGCGACTTCGGCCGGACGCTGCTGGAGAACTCCGACAAGGGGAGTGACCACGGGTGGGGCAATCACGCCTTCGTGATTGGAGACCGCGTCCAGGGGCGCCGGCTCTACGGCACCTTCCCGAACCTGGACCTGTCGGGCGGCGCGGTGAACAACCTGGACACCGTCGACTCGAAGGGGCGCTGGATTCCCTCACTGACGGTGGACCAGTACGGGTACAGCCTCGCCTCGTGGCTGGGGCTCTCCACGGCCGCGGAGCGCGACTACGCCTTCCCCAACATCGCGGGCTACGTCGCCGACGCCATCGCCAGGGGCTTCCCCGCGTCCGCGCGCGCCTACAAGGTCGGCTTCCTGCTGCCGGACGCGTAG
- a CDS encoding response regulator transcription factor: MGQGEVTPTVLVVDDDEPYRERLVRAFGRHGFAAHGAASTSEALERARELRPGYAVIDLRLPDGSGLELVREMRAMDARATLVVLTGYGSIATAVEAVRRGATHYLTKPADVDDILLAFAGATLPEGEAAAREHQVPSLARAEWEHIQRVLADCGGNISQAARLLRIQRRSLQRKLAKHPVPK; the protein is encoded by the coding sequence ATGGGGCAGGGTGAGGTGACGCCCACGGTGCTCGTCGTCGACGATGACGAGCCCTACCGCGAGCGGCTGGTGCGCGCCTTCGGCCGGCATGGCTTCGCGGCGCACGGAGCGGCCAGCACGAGTGAGGCGCTCGAACGGGCGCGCGAGCTGCGCCCCGGGTACGCGGTCATCGACCTGCGCCTTCCGGATGGCTCCGGGCTGGAGCTGGTGCGCGAAATGAGGGCGATGGACGCGCGTGCCACGCTCGTGGTGCTTACGGGCTACGGGAGCATCGCCACGGCGGTGGAGGCCGTGCGGCGAGGGGCCACGCACTACCTCACCAAGCCGGCGGACGTGGACGACATCCTGCTGGCCTTCGCCGGAGCCACGCTGCCCGAGGGCGAGGCGGCGGCCCGGGAGCACCAGGTGCCCTCACTGGCGCGCGCGGAGTGGGAGCACATCCAGCGCGTGCTCGCGGACTGCGGAGGCAACATCTCCCAGGCCGCGCGGCTGCTGCGCATCCAACGCCGCAGCCTGCAGCGCAAGCTGGCGAAGCACCCCGTTCCGAAGTGA